Proteins co-encoded in one Ignavibacteria bacterium genomic window:
- a CDS encoding DUF350 domain-containing protein, whose amino-acid sequence MILDHLLTAAVYFAAGVILMLLGIFAFRLFNPKYNVKDELVEKDNFAFAIVFASYFAGVIISIGGVFFGPSGGLVNDLIDIAIYGLLSIILLNISAYINDWFILRKIDAPKEITVDRNAGTAVVLGASSIATGLVVSSAVSGEGGSILTAIAFWVIGQFALILFSFLYQFITPYDYLKEIEQDNVAVGLGFAGILIAISIIINEAMFGDFPGWENFISDVVVDLLIGIVLLPLVRILTDKVILPGKRLSYEVQGQSVPNTGAGLIEAFVYIGSALLIGWAL is encoded by the coding sequence ATGATTTTAGACCATTTGCTCACAGCTGCAGTCTATTTTGCTGCAGGAGTTATTCTGATGCTTCTCGGTATCTTTGCGTTCAGGTTATTCAATCCGAAATATAATGTAAAAGATGAACTCGTCGAGAAAGATAATTTTGCATTTGCGATAGTTTTTGCGAGCTATTTTGCGGGAGTAATCATATCAATCGGAGGAGTCTTTTTCGGACCGTCCGGAGGACTTGTAAATGATTTGATAGATATTGCCATTTACGGGCTTCTTTCCATCATACTGCTGAATATTTCTGCATATATAAATGACTGGTTTATACTGCGGAAGATTGATGCTCCTAAAGAAATAACTGTGGACAGAAATGCCGGAACTGCGGTTGTACTTGGTGCTTCATCCATCGCCACAGGACTTGTGGTCTCGAGTGCAGTTTCAGGTGAAGGCGGAAGTATTCTGACAGCGATTGCATTTTGGGTGATCGGCCAGTTTGCTCTTATTTTATTTTCATTTTTATATCAGTTTATCACTCCATACGATTATTTAAAAGAGATAGAACAGGACAATGTGGCTGTTGGACTTGGATTCGCAGGTATCCTGATTGCCATATCCATAATAATCAATGAAGCGATGTTTGGTGATTTTCCGGGCTGGGAAAATTTCATATCTGATGTTGTGGTCGATCTATTGATTGGTATTGTTTTGCTTCCTCTGGTCAGAATCCTGACGGATAAGGTGATTCTTCCCGGCAAGCGATTAAGTTATGAAGTTCAGGGACAGTCAGTGCCAAATACTGGTGCCGGCCTGATAGAGGCTTTTGTTTATATAGGATCTGCACTACTAATAGGCTGGGCTCTATAG
- a CDS encoding polyamine aminopropyltransferase, with protein sequence MKKSNLLKLCLFATGVSGIVAEYILSTLAAYFLGDSVIQWTLIVSLMLFSMGLGSSLSKFIKHNLLEKFILIEFTLSIATSFSAIIVYSISAFPEFRGVTIYSLSIFIGLLIGLEIPIVTRLNEEFEELRVNIANVLEKDYYGSLVGGIFFAFVGLPIIGLTYTPFILGAIDFSVALLLYLHLRERFKYSKIAMGTLIISVTIIIVSGAIFSNPIIRFSEQLKYLDNIVYEEQTKYQKIVITKWKEYHWLYLNNSVQFSTYDESLYHEPLVHIPLQMSGSMDRVLILGGGDGCAAREVLKYPAVKEIYLVDIDKAITDLAQKNDILLEINKGSLNNKKVKIINTDAFRYLEESNSLYDVIIADFPDPRNSDISRLYSKEFYSIVQKHLSKDGIFITQACSPYFAAKAFFCIDTTIKASGFSTLRMRNHVPTMGEWGYIIGSTSLNGEQLKQKYNEIKIDEHITNWLNNNVLDALISFGKSPLKDNEEIKVNNLTEPVLYRYFEQGDWGLY encoded by the coding sequence GTGAAAAAATCCAACCTTTTAAAGTTATGTCTCTTTGCCACAGGAGTTTCGGGCATTGTGGCGGAGTATATTCTCTCTACTCTTGCTGCATATTTTCTTGGAGACTCGGTCATTCAATGGACGCTTATTGTCTCTTTGATGCTGTTTTCCATGGGGCTTGGGAGCAGTTTAAGTAAATTTATTAAACATAATTTACTCGAAAAATTCATCCTGATTGAGTTTACACTCTCTATAGCGACCTCATTTTCAGCAATAATTGTCTACTCGATATCCGCATTCCCTGAATTTCGGGGAGTTACAATCTATTCACTCTCTATTTTTATCGGATTATTGATCGGACTGGAGATTCCAATCGTAACCCGTCTGAACGAAGAGTTCGAAGAACTGAGGGTCAATATCGCGAATGTACTGGAAAAAGACTACTATGGAAGTCTGGTCGGTGGCATTTTTTTCGCTTTTGTTGGTTTGCCGATCATCGGACTGACTTACACTCCCTTTATCTTGGGTGCGATAGATTTCTCAGTAGCACTACTGCTTTATTTGCACCTTCGCGAGCGATTTAAATATTCAAAAATTGCGATGGGAACATTGATTATTTCAGTTACTATTATCATTGTTTCAGGTGCCATATTTTCGAATCCAATAATCCGTTTTTCCGAGCAGTTAAAATACCTCGACAATATTGTTTATGAAGAGCAGACCAAATATCAGAAAATTGTTATTACAAAATGGAAAGAATATCACTGGCTCTACTTAAATAACAGTGTTCAATTTAGCACTTACGATGAATCGCTTTATCACGAACCCCTCGTCCATATTCCTCTTCAAATGTCCGGGAGTATGGATCGTGTACTAATACTTGGCGGTGGAGACGGTTGTGCAGCAAGGGAAGTCCTGAAATATCCTGCCGTGAAGGAAATTTATCTTGTGGATATTGATAAGGCAATTACCGACCTCGCGCAAAAAAACGATATACTCCTCGAGATTAATAAGGGCTCTCTGAATAACAAAAAAGTCAAAATCATTAACACGGACGCTTTTCGGTATCTGGAGGAAAGCAATAGTCTATACGATGTCATCATCGCAGATTTCCCTGACCCAAGAAATTCCGATATCAGTCGTCTGTATTCCAAAGAGTTTTATTCGATTGTCCAAAAACATCTCTCAAAAGATGGAATATTTATAACCCAGGCATGTAGTCCATATTTCGCTGCGAAGGCTTTCTTTTGTATTGATACAACGATTAAAGCATCCGGTTTCAGTACGCTTAGAATGAGAAATCATGTTCCAACAATGGGGGAGTGGGGGTATATCATCGGTTCGACTTCGCTTAACGGGGAGCAACTCAAACAAAAATATAATGAAATTAAAATTGATGAGCATATAACCAACTGGTTAAATAACAATGTGTTAGATGCCCTCATCTCATTTGGTAAATCTCCTCTGAAAGATAATGAGGAAATTAAGGTAAATAATCTTACTGAGCCGGTTCTTTACCGGTATTTTGAACAGGGAGACTGGGGTCTTTATTAA
- a CDS encoding DUF2179 domain-containing protein has product MFEGAFGPIIVGLLRICDVSLGTLRTILVVQGKKYLAGFVGFFEAAIWVIAVSQIFAYLNDNPWMILGYATGYGLGNVIGVWFEQKIGLGFVQVTIFSLEKSDEIAAELRSSAFGVTILPAEGLTGNIKMLISVVDRKKQRHLMKLVESIDSKAFISIQSSLPYRGYRPGARI; this is encoded by the coding sequence ATGTTTGAAGGCGCTTTCGGTCCGATTATTGTCGGACTTTTAAGGATTTGCGATGTTAGTCTGGGAACACTCAGAACCATACTCGTTGTTCAGGGCAAAAAATATCTTGCAGGATTTGTCGGATTCTTCGAAGCTGCAATCTGGGTTATCGCAGTCAGTCAGATTTTTGCGTATCTTAATGACAATCCATGGATGATACTTGGGTATGCAACAGGTTACGGGCTTGGAAATGTTATCGGGGTGTGGTTCGAACAAAAGATCGGACTGGGATTTGTCCAGGTTACAATTTTTTCTTTGGAGAAATCGGACGAAATTGCAGCAGAACTCAGGTCGTCTGCCTTCGGAGTAACGATTCTTCCGGCAGAAGGTCTCACCGGTAACATCAAAATGCTCATATCTGTCGTTGACAGAAAAAAACAAAGACATCTCATGAAACTTGTTGAGTCGATCGACTCAAAAGCGTTTATTTCAATTCAGTCATCACTCCCTTATCGGGGATATAGACCCGGAGCCAGAATTTAG
- a CDS encoding inorganic phosphate transporter, with protein sequence MEIYYLVIVFVLFILAVSDLIFGVANDAVNFLNSAIGSKVAPRHIILVFASLGVLGGALFSSGMMEVARKGLFNPEMFNFAQVMGLFVAVMFTDVLLLDLYNTFGLPTSTTVSLVFGLLGAALGTATFNVLSTSGNLDSVMTFINTERAFIIISGIFLSVIISFNVSLVVQYFVRMIFTFDYKPRIKKYGAIFGAVAFSLISFFLFSKGLKGSIFEHTAFADWVTHHILESLAYSFAISLVLFFILNNILKINIFKPIVILGTFALAFAFAANDLVNFIGVPLAGYQAFQSVSFDSDPSNTMMSSLKEGGAVPFLILVLSGVIMIVTIWKSKKSNTVTKTEVNLSRQGKGKEKFKKSSIAKNVVKSTLFIFDMFKSVSPKILTNWINSRFDKSKYQPEPGPDGKIPSFDLIRASVNLVVASSLISFGTSLKLPLSTTFVTFIVAMGTSLADRAWEHDNAVNRVNGVLTVVGGWFLTAVFALVISFIFALMISAGGLAIIMLLLLLSAFLIFRTHKYHGEQVKKEEEADAKSK encoded by the coding sequence ATGGAAATTTATTACTTAGTTATAGTTTTTGTTCTTTTTATACTTGCAGTTTCTGATTTGATATTTGGTGTTGCTAATGATGCAGTTAACTTTCTAAATTCAGCCATCGGTTCCAAAGTTGCTCCGAGACATATTATACTTGTCTTCGCAAGTTTGGGTGTTCTTGGTGGAGCTCTGTTTTCGAGTGGAATGATGGAAGTGGCAAGGAAAGGTCTCTTCAATCCTGAGATGTTCAATTTTGCACAAGTGATGGGCCTTTTTGTAGCTGTAATGTTTACGGATGTACTGCTTCTTGATCTTTACAATACTTTTGGATTACCCACTTCTACGACGGTTTCTCTGGTATTTGGACTGCTGGGGGCAGCCCTGGGGACAGCAACATTTAATGTTTTATCCACATCGGGCAATTTAGATAGTGTGATGACTTTCATTAACACCGAAAGAGCATTTATCATAATCAGCGGGATTTTTCTTTCCGTGATAATATCGTTTAATGTTTCTTTGGTTGTTCAATATTTTGTAAGGATGATCTTTACATTCGATTACAAACCAAGAATAAAGAAGTATGGTGCAATTTTTGGTGCTGTGGCATTTTCACTCATTTCGTTCTTTTTATTCTCCAAAGGTTTGAAGGGTTCCATTTTTGAACATACAGCCTTTGCAGACTGGGTGACACATCACATTCTTGAGAGTTTAGCTTATTCTTTTGCCATTTCTTTGGTTTTATTCTTTATTCTGAATAATATCCTTAAAATAAATATCTTTAAACCCATCGTTATTCTCGGAACATTCGCTTTAGCCTTTGCATTTGCTGCAAATGATCTGGTAAATTTTATTGGTGTTCCTCTTGCAGGCTATCAGGCGTTTCAAAGTGTTTCGTTTGACTCTGATCCTTCAAATACAATGATGTCGTCTTTAAAAGAAGGCGGTGCTGTGCCATTTCTGATACTCGTTTTATCGGGTGTGATAATGATCGTTACAATATGGAAATCGAAAAAATCCAATACTGTGACAAAAACAGAAGTTAATCTTTCCCGACAAGGAAAAGGGAAGGAAAAATTCAAGAAGTCCAGCATCGCAAAAAATGTGGTAAAATCCACACTTTTCATTTTTGATATGTTCAAATCTGTTTCACCTAAAATTCTGACCAATTGGATTAACTCCCGTTTTGATAAATCAAAATATCAGCCGGAACCGGGACCGGATGGCAAAATACCTTCTTTCGACCTTATAAGAGCATCGGTTAATCTTGTGGTTGCATCCAGTCTGATTTCATTTGGAACATCTTTGAAACTACCGCTATCCACAACTTTTGTTACATTCATTGTTGCGATGGGAACCTCTCTTGCTGACAGAGCCTGGGAACATGATAACGCTGTAAATAGAGTTAATGGCGTGCTGACAGTGGTTGGTGGATGGTTTCTTACAGCCGTTTTTGCTCTTGTTATTTCTTTTATTTTCGCGCTCATGATTTCTGCAGGTGGATTGGCAATTATCATGTTGCTTCTTTTGTTATCTGCTTTCCTGATATTCAGAACACACAAATATCATGGAGAACAAGTCAAAAAGGAAGAAGAAGCTGACGCTAAATCAAAATAA
- a CDS encoding TolC family protein: protein MIKNRYLPVIFFFISIAVCSQSLDNPSFVDTLSVKRALHLAVLKSPKLQKLVQAVNQKKAELRGNSGLSDPVLSYSREGIGNTSFSSFDEQRLGISQDIIFPVTTSRITDRISSEIEALQLEYENALLLLREEIKKSYSQLQYGLEILHLAESELEISKGVYEAVKLKFESGEATKIELLKAKIQVNEAENSISEAQNYLHQSRYSLFNQIGLETTNQKYSINFPDTLYYKKTEISQSDILSTFYDMPGVRSKKKLIEAAENQLRVAEAAYFPNISLNLFGQDFGSGFKALGFEVGVSLPLWFQSNQRSLIDHSISSVKISDENYREELLLMKKEVEIAWHGYESAGENLDRFANGILAESEELLNLTTEGYKLGEIDFLTLLEARRTYLTSSRRYYDYLLDYNFRLIELEKFSPKEFLYNE, encoded by the coding sequence ATGATCAAAAATCGGTATCTACCTGTAATATTTTTCTTTATTTCAATTGCGGTGTGCTCGCAATCGCTTGATAATCCCTCCTTCGTCGATACACTCTCCGTAAAACGGGCTCTGCACCTGGCAGTACTGAAAAGTCCGAAATTACAGAAGCTTGTCCAGGCAGTAAATCAAAAAAAGGCAGAATTAAGAGGGAACAGCGGACTCTCTGATCCGGTGCTTTCTTACTCGCGTGAAGGCATCGGAAATACAAGTTTCTCCTCTTTTGATGAACAAAGACTGGGTATTTCACAAGACATCATTTTCCCGGTTACAACTTCACGAATTACCGACAGAATAAGTTCAGAAATCGAAGCTCTTCAACTTGAATATGAAAATGCCCTCCTCCTACTTCGCGAAGAGATTAAAAAATCCTATTCACAACTTCAGTATGGTCTGGAAATATTGCATCTCGCAGAGAGTGAACTGGAGATTTCAAAGGGTGTCTATGAAGCCGTGAAATTGAAGTTTGAATCCGGGGAAGCGACAAAAATTGAGTTACTCAAAGCTAAAATACAGGTAAATGAAGCAGAAAATTCGATTTCGGAGGCGCAAAATTACCTGCACCAGTCACGATACAGTCTGTTCAATCAGATTGGACTCGAGACCACAAACCAGAAATATTCGATCAATTTCCCCGATACACTCTATTACAAAAAAACTGAAATTTCCCAGAGCGATATACTCTCTACTTTTTATGACATGCCTGGTGTGCGTTCCAAGAAAAAACTTATTGAAGCCGCAGAAAATCAACTCCGGGTTGCTGAAGCCGCTTATTTCCCAAATATCTCACTTAATCTATTTGGACAGGATTTCGGATCCGGTTTTAAAGCACTGGGCTTTGAGGTCGGGGTATCGCTTCCACTCTGGTTTCAAAGTAATCAACGAAGTCTCATCGATCATTCAATTTCATCAGTTAAAATATCTGATGAAAACTACCGTGAGGAACTTCTATTGATGAAAAAGGAAGTTGAAATTGCATGGCATGGCTACGAGTCCGCCGGTGAAAATTTGGACCGGTTTGCAAACGGCATACTTGCGGAAAGTGAAGAACTTCTTAATCTAACAACCGAGGGCTACAAACTCGGAGAAATTGATTTCTTAACCCTGCTCGAAGCAAGGAGAACATACTTAACCAGCTCCAGGAGATATTACGACTACCTCCTTGATTATAATTTTAGATTGATCGAACTTGAAAAATTTTCACCCAAAGAATTTTTATATAATGAATAG